In Proteiniborus ethanoligenes, a single window of DNA contains:
- a CDS encoding DEAD/DEAH box helicase, whose amino-acid sequence MSINPIATTENIREEYTKYLKSMFLFKNKELRESADKAIELNKSELVKGPYLESTAMYKSGKDLKQLANEKILHKNFVKLIPRIGEFPLHLHQEKAIKKAVVEKKNMIVATGTGSGKTESFLIPILNHLAEQHSNNELTPGVRALILYPMNALANDQLKRLRSLLADYPEITFGRYTGETKEKKSEALDNFKKMNPDQPLLKNELLSREEMRSNPPHILLTNYAMLEYLLLRPDDNVFFDGLYKDYWKYIVLDEAHVYSGSLGSEISYLIARLKDRVVDGEKGKINFIATSATLSSSKEEIKHVVKYAEDLFGEDFSEDCIITSERVRTNANANLIKPPLDTYKKILMLTEKYTGRELAEAINKEGIYESINPKSESYEVLYDTLIQDYYVNKLKIVIENKTKLIEEVIVDVYGAVNNENIDAFLAMVDLAAKAKKEDNSDVLLPARYHTFSKAIEGGFVRLYPTKKVFLNRKEYENIGTEKVGIFELANCQKCGQEYLIGKIENGYLKQSSGFFNGETKERLEYFLLKEDYSNIELNEDSLVEDDELLGDDFKANNAERYILCTKCGKVAPYANRTDKECCKNPNLIIVYKVNHKGSINTCLDCGSYGRSIVKRLVNADAPTTEMLGRTLYQNIPGEKVTFASEEDNDLTETESESLFGNFNFFDTVEEKTSQDINGRKLLAFSDSRKEAAYFATYMDIRYNNYLWRKIILDAIDSLDDEEITVNKLHTRIYKDIESQKDLLIDKLEDIDETISAYIMYELMSYEREIGLEGVGMLSFSFPKPDWWPQGLELCGLNSNQVWQVVEQFFHGLRIYRCVNYPEDLRHEHPLFGQRTKPIYFRYEDSNPQKGIMSIRPKENYSNMRFEYLVKIFTELGDNKKVAKEKADIFLEKIFNDSNFIRLMIDRGVYISRYIPNEGNVYQLNYNKWLFKKNQVLYRCNICGKKTHINIEGVCSSYRCNGQLELFREEVSRHTYYSDIYNNIKRIPMVIKEHTAQLTSRHASEIQTKFEQGKVNILSCSTTFEMGVDVGSLEAVFLRNIPPETANYVQRAGRAGRRTASTAYILTYAKRRSHDLYYFQNPEKIIEGKIKPPYIEKSNDKIAFRHLCSIVFSWLFRKDECYFSNVEKLFAYNQDYPSVDIKLREELNNHPQDILKSLRNVFTKEVQDVFKIERWKWIEERLLKDTGNLIISKEKWIEDVTDIIKIKDDNFAKGKPTDSITKMLKTFLDKSVIDFLASNNVLPRYGFPIDSVNLDTIHLGEASKNVNLSRDLKLAISEFAPGNKVIANGVMWESYSINMSRSKWWPTYLYAICDECHTIYKEPCDYNLKIADIDEDKKYCACGAPLTMHKFIKPIFGFSTDNSKPEKPTLSKPVSSYSSKVFFHQYDDNERNYQSTVDVYNIPIKYTYSPRGNLFIVNQGNNGRSFRVCSWCGYATTNDYDIEFEHKNKYGNNCGNKYLNKVDLGHEIITDIIEIELPNVVNNFSEAFYYSVLYALIEGATGYLGIDRREIDGCLNYTSQSDMPSFILFDQVPGGAGHVKRIGIELDKVIKEAKKRVSGLCECGEETSCYGCLRNYSNQPYHDILQRGLALNYFRVMENINNSYKEIASSKETDINSIILYCKDRNIEVPIEGYELELDNGDLPIAELAFVEMKIALFLDDQQEEKNIFSDLGWKTYFINEFNLNKCLSD is encoded by the coding sequence ATGAGCATTAACCCAATTGCAACTACAGAAAATATAAGGGAAGAGTACACTAAATATCTGAAATCCATGTTCTTATTTAAAAATAAGGAATTAAGGGAATCAGCGGATAAGGCAATTGAACTTAATAAATCTGAATTAGTAAAAGGTCCCTATCTTGAATCAACAGCAATGTATAAAAGTGGTAAGGATTTAAAACAATTAGCAAATGAAAAAATATTACATAAAAACTTTGTAAAGCTAATCCCTAGGATTGGAGAATTTCCACTACACTTACATCAAGAAAAAGCAATTAAGAAAGCAGTTGTTGAGAAAAAGAATATGATCGTTGCTACTGGTACAGGCAGTGGTAAAACTGAAAGTTTCTTGATACCGATCCTCAATCACTTAGCAGAACAACATAGTAATAATGAATTAACTCCAGGAGTTAGAGCACTGATTCTTTATCCTATGAATGCATTAGCAAATGATCAACTAAAAAGATTAAGAAGCTTATTAGCGGATTATCCAGAAATTACTTTCGGAAGATATACAGGTGAAACCAAAGAAAAGAAAAGTGAAGCTCTTGATAATTTCAAGAAAATGAATCCAGACCAACCACTTTTAAAAAACGAATTATTATCTAGAGAGGAAATGCGGTCAAATCCACCACATATTTTATTAACAAATTATGCAATGTTAGAATATCTATTACTACGTCCTGATGACAATGTATTTTTTGATGGATTATATAAAGATTATTGGAAGTATATTGTTTTAGATGAGGCTCATGTTTATTCTGGTTCTTTGGGAAGCGAAATTTCATATTTGATAGCTAGATTAAAAGATAGGGTAGTTGATGGAGAAAAAGGCAAGATAAACTTTATTGCTACTAGTGCAACATTAAGCAGCAGTAAAGAAGAAATTAAACATGTTGTAAAGTATGCTGAGGATTTATTTGGAGAGGACTTTAGCGAAGACTGTATAATTACATCTGAAAGAGTAAGAACTAACGCAAATGCAAATTTAATCAAACCACCATTGGATACATACAAGAAAATCTTAATGTTAACTGAAAAATATACTGGAAGAGAATTAGCAGAGGCAATTAATAAGGAAGGCATATATGAATCTATAAACCCTAAAAGTGAGTCATATGAAGTTCTTTATGACACATTAATTCAGGATTATTATGTAAATAAGTTAAAGATCGTTATTGAGAACAAAACAAAGTTGATTGAAGAAGTTATAGTGGATGTTTATGGGGCTGTGAATAATGAAAATATTGATGCTTTTCTAGCAATGGTAGATTTAGCTGCTAAAGCTAAAAAAGAAGATAACTCAGATGTGTTACTACCTGCAAGATATCACACATTTTCTAAGGCTATAGAAGGTGGATTTGTAAGATTATACCCAACAAAAAAAGTTTTCTTGAATCGTAAAGAGTATGAGAATATTGGAACAGAAAAAGTTGGCATCTTTGAATTAGCCAATTGCCAGAAATGTGGACAAGAGTACCTTATAGGCAAGATAGAAAACGGATATCTAAAACAATCATCTGGCTTTTTTAATGGAGAAACTAAAGAAAGACTTGAATACTTTTTACTTAAAGAGGACTACTCAAATATAGAATTAAATGAAGATTCTTTAGTTGAAGATGACGAATTATTAGGTGATGATTTCAAAGCAAACAATGCTGAGAGATATATTTTATGCACAAAATGCGGGAAAGTTGCTCCATATGCTAATAGGACAGACAAAGAATGTTGCAAAAATCCTAATCTTATCATTGTATATAAAGTCAATCATAAAGGTTCGATTAATACTTGTTTAGATTGCGGTAGTTATGGAAGAAGCATTGTAAAAAGACTTGTAAATGCTGACGCACCAACAACCGAAATGTTAGGGAGGACGCTCTATCAGAATATACCAGGAGAAAAAGTCACATTTGCATCCGAAGAAGATAATGACTTGACTGAAACTGAAAGCGAAAGTCTCTTTGGAAACTTTAATTTCTTTGATACGGTAGAAGAAAAAACTAGTCAAGATATAAATGGAAGAAAACTATTAGCTTTTTCAGATAGTCGAAAAGAGGCAGCTTATTTTGCAACTTATATGGATATTAGGTATAACAATTATTTGTGGAGAAAGATTATCCTAGATGCAATTGATTCTCTTGACGATGAAGAGATTACAGTTAATAAATTGCATACAAGAATATATAAAGATATAGAATCACAAAAAGATTTACTTATTGATAAATTAGAGGATATTGATGAAACAATTTCTGCTTATATAATGTATGAACTAATGTCATATGAAAGAGAAATTGGATTAGAAGGAGTTGGCATGCTATCGTTCAGCTTCCCAAAACCAGATTGGTGGCCTCAGGGACTTGAACTTTGTGGATTGAATAGTAATCAAGTTTGGCAAGTAGTAGAGCAGTTTTTCCATGGTCTGAGAATTTATAGGTGCGTAAATTATCCTGAAGATTTGCGACATGAACATCCACTATTTGGTCAACGTACTAAACCTATTTATTTTAGATATGAAGATTCTAATCCTCAAAAGGGAATTATGAGTATCAGGCCAAAAGAAAACTATAGTAACATGAGATTTGAATACTTAGTAAAAATATTCACTGAATTAGGTGATAATAAAAAAGTTGCTAAAGAGAAAGCAGATATTTTTCTTGAAAAAATATTTAATGATTCAAATTTTATTAGATTAATGATTGATAGAGGAGTATATATATCTAGATATATTCCAAATGAAGGCAATGTTTATCAATTGAACTACAATAAGTGGCTATTTAAAAAGAATCAAGTACTTTATCGTTGCAATATTTGTGGTAAAAAAACACACATTAATATTGAGGGAGTATGTTCATCATATAGATGTAATGGACAATTAGAGCTATTTAGGGAAGAGGTTTCAAGGCACACATATTACTCTGATATTTATAATAATATCAAAAGAATTCCAATGGTTATAAAAGAGCATACAGCTCAGCTAACAAGTAGGCATGCCTCTGAAATACAAACTAAATTCGAACAAGGCAAGGTAAATATTTTAAGTTGCTCAACTACCTTTGAAATGGGTGTTGATGTAGGAAGCCTAGAGGCAGTATTTTTACGGAATATACCTCCAGAGACAGCTAATTATGTCCAAAGAGCTGGACGAGCAGGTAGGAGAACAGCTTCAACAGCATACATTTTAACATATGCAAAGCGTAGATCTCATGATTTGTACTATTTTCAGAATCCTGAGAAAATTATTGAGGGCAAGATTAAACCTCCATATATAGAGAAAAGTAATGACAAAATTGCTTTTAGACATCTATGCTCTATTGTATTTTCATGGTTATTTAGAAAAGATGAATGTTATTTTTCAAATGTTGAAAAATTGTTTGCCTATAATCAAGACTATCCATCAGTGGATATCAAGTTAAGAGAAGAGTTGAATAATCATCCACAAGATATCTTAAAGTCTTTGCGAAACGTTTTTACTAAAGAAGTTCAAGATGTCTTTAAAATAGAAAGATGGAAATGGATAGAAGAAAGACTTTTAAAGGATACTGGGAATTTGATTATTTCGAAAGAGAAGTGGATTGAAGACGTAACTGACATTATAAAAATAAAAGATGATAACTTTGCAAAAGGAAAACCTACAGATTCTATAACTAAAATGCTAAAGACATTTTTAGATAAGAGTGTAATCGATTTTTTAGCTTCAAATAATGTACTTCCTAGATACGGTTTTCCAATTGATTCTGTAAATTTAGATACAATACATTTGGGTGAAGCGTCAAAGAACGTAAATCTAAGCCGAGATTTAAAATTAGCTATATCAGAATTTGCACCAGGGAATAAGGTAATAGCAAATGGAGTAATGTGGGAATCTTATTCTATAAATATGTCAAGGTCTAAGTGGTGGCCAACGTACTTATATGCAATATGTGATGAGTGTCATACTATTTATAAAGAACCATGTGATTATAATTTAAAAATAGCAGACATAGACGAAGATAAAAAATATTGTGCATGTGGAGCTCCATTAACTATGCATAAATTTATAAAACCTATTTTTGGGTTCTCAACTGATAATAGTAAACCAGAAAAACCAACATTATCAAAACCAGTTTCCTCCTATAGTAGTAAGGTGTTTTTTCATCAATATGATGATAATGAGAGAAACTATCAAAGCACAGTGGATGTATATAACATTCCTATAAAATATACTTATTCTCCAAGAGGAAACTTGTTTATTGTAAATCAAGGGAACAATGGTAGAAGTTTTAGGGTATGTTCATGGTGTGGTTATGCTACTACTAACGATTATGACATAGAGTTTGAACATAAGAACAAATATGGGAACAATTGTGGGAATAAGTATTTGAACAAGGTAGATTTAGGACATGAGATTATTACAGATATTATTGAAATAGAATTACCTAATGTGGTAAATAATTTTAGCGAAGCATTTTATTATTCAGTACTGTATGCGTTAATTGAAGGTGCAACTGGTTATCTAGGAATTGATAGAAGAGAGATTGACGGGTGTTTGAATTACACAAGTCAATCCGATATGCCATCCTTTATATTATTTGATCAAGTACCAGGAGGTGCTGGTCATGTTAAGAGAATTGGAATAGAATTGGACAAGGTAATAAAAGAAGCAAAAAAACGTGTAAGTGGATTATGTGAATGTGGTGAAGAAACCAGTTGCTATGGTTGTTTGAGAAACTATTCTAACCAACCATATCATGACATACTTCAGAGGGGACTAGCCTTAAACTATTTTAGAGTAATGGAGAATATTAATAATTCATATAAGGAAATTGCTTCATCAAAAGAAACTGACATAAACTCTATTATTTTGTATTGTAAAGACAGGAATATAGAAGTTCCAATCGAAGGATACGAGTTAGAATTAGATAATGGTGATTTACCAATTGCGGAGCTTGCATTTGTGGAAATGAAAATTGCATTATTTTTGGATGATCAACAGGAAGAGAAAAATATTTTTAGTGATTTAGGATGGAAAACTTATTTCATTAATGAGTTTAATTTAAATAAATGTCTAAGTGATTAA
- a CDS encoding gamma-glutamylcyclotransferase family protein — MRKLLNKANPSRENFNEFRIQMEESYNLFINQVEGKADVQALIVLIEELVSNQDSDGYWRLISSDDIPYDAKVEYWKYPTILFTSIMIKFQLNYPKLCNNLKGFDTTLIRALNILEKGKLVGHGFSSFSFRINAIKTLLKADIMRFIELYPEKHEKFTELIYFSKSEIEKLLKEGNTRFDYDEEFSLRMEDVLNKMNNKKKVFLFVYGTLMKSNRQKQSYLEEAEFRGEGILSGYSLYDLGYYPGIVESKDGRVKGEVYYISEDKIHELDIYEAEGLLYKRVIAQVYSDKNEKIDAYVYVYNQSIEGKTKIDFVYQPWFEGVAYIYTNYVWYACYGSNINKERFMKYILGDAIRSGCRDKTPPVDEKPIIVKYPIYFANHSSRWNNKGVAFLDISKRGKSYGKMYLITKEQFEEIHQQEGNGPSWYNKKVNLGFQGGIPIQTITHELRDIQEVIPSIDYLEVIKAGIRETYPKLKDVDIDVCLMKRYLKEECISILRYLRAQEHGVTIQKISDDLNKDIRSIISAAQDLIETKLIKQDGRSVRSGIAWNADEAIYYTIPDKRESIDKFIK; from the coding sequence ATGAGAAAATTATTAAACAAAGCAAATCCAAGCAGAGAGAACTTTAATGAATTTAGAATCCAAATGGAAGAGAGTTACAACTTATTTATTAACCAGGTTGAAGGTAAAGCAGATGTACAAGCACTAATCGTGCTAATAGAAGAGCTAGTCTCAAATCAAGATTCAGATGGATATTGGAGACTAATTTCTAGTGATGATATACCATATGATGCAAAAGTTGAATATTGGAAATATCCAACTATATTATTCACTTCAATTATGATTAAATTTCAATTAAACTATCCTAAATTATGTAATAATTTAAAGGGATTTGATACCACACTTATTAGAGCTCTTAACATTTTAGAAAAAGGAAAACTTGTTGGTCATGGATTTAGTTCCTTTAGTTTTAGAATTAATGCAATAAAAACCTTGCTTAAGGCAGATATAATGAGATTTATTGAACTATATCCCGAGAAACATGAAAAATTTACTGAACTGATATATTTTAGTAAATCAGAAATTGAAAAATTATTGAAAGAGGGAAACACTCGATTTGACTATGATGAGGAATTTTCATTGAGGATGGAGGATGTACTGAATAAAATGAATAATAAGAAAAAAGTATTTTTGTTTGTTTATGGAACATTAATGAAGAGTAATAGACAGAAGCAATCTTATTTAGAGGAAGCAGAGTTTAGAGGAGAAGGTATTTTGAGCGGTTACTCTCTATATGATTTAGGATATTATCCTGGAATAGTAGAGAGCAAAGATGGAAGAGTAAAAGGTGAAGTTTATTATATATCAGAAGATAAGATTCATGAGCTTGATATCTATGAAGCAGAAGGCTTACTGTATAAACGAGTAATAGCTCAAGTTTATAGCGATAAAAATGAGAAAATAGACGCATATGTTTATGTATATAATCAGTCTATTGAAGGTAAAACCAAAATTGATTTTGTGTATCAACCTTGGTTTGAAGGTGTAGCATACATCTACACAAATTATGTGTGGTATGCTTGCTATGGATCTAATATTAACAAAGAACGTTTTATGAAGTATATTTTAGGAGATGCAATTAGGAGTGGATGTAGGGATAAAACACCTCCTGTTGACGAAAAACCAATAATCGTAAAATATCCAATTTACTTTGCAAATCATAGTAGTAGATGGAATAACAAAGGGGTAGCTTTTCTTGATATAAGTAAAAGAGGTAAAAGCTACGGAAAAATGTACTTAATCACTAAAGAACAGTTTGAAGAGATTCATCAGCAGGAAGGAAATGGACCATCTTGGTATAATAAAAAAGTAAATTTAGGATTTCAAGGAGGAATACCAATTCAGACCATTACCCATGAACTTCGTGATATACAAGAGGTCATTCCAAGCATTGATTATCTTGAAGTTATTAAAGCAGGAATTAGAGAGACATATCCAAAACTAAAGGATGTAGATATAGATGTTTGTTTGATGAAGAGATACCTAAAAGAAGAGTGTATTAGTATTTTGAGATATCTAAGGGCACAGGAACATGGAGTTACAATCCAGAAGATTAGTGATGACTTAAATAAAGATATAAGAAGTATTATTAGTGCAGCTCAAGATTTAATTGAAACAAAATTAATAAAACAGGACGGGAGAAGTGTTAGAAGTGGTATAGCTTGGAATGCTGATGAGGCTATATATTATACAATACCAGATAAAAGAGAATCAATTGATAAATTTATAAAATAA
- a CDS encoding Hsp70 family protein, which translates to MKNISIGIDFGTTNTSVAYMKYNNIWSVFSPECFDLDRSDTIRTIITYKDETNYWIGEDALIHSYEYPYGFVNSLKRQIVSDTLKIAGVKNKSDLDIVSDFLSAIMKKIESQIPYGTQIGGVAIGIPIGFKDKDKELYLRAMLKSGIYKDYNIAKANTIFVSEPIASVLNYNLSLKDDKRVLVFDFGGGTLDLVIMDMKNIRNANEISPHDVISKKGRLNLGGDDFDKAILENIVVEKYGMRSLKRDLGINRIEDLLSVQEGIELMNQIRIAKEELSRYDFTTIAFEKGNLKMNIEITKKEYELAISSYLREIRELVLDCLNESGINSNDIDIVVLAGGSSLTPAVQELLYEIFGRDKIKVNGDAMTSIARGLALRGYDPNANKYNDILEHDYGVKMKDEYGQKDIIETVLNKGKKIKELNTEECYKEFELTTNARGRNAFKVSICENDEEIGKAYIPIEKEMTNSSFKLYFTIDENSDRLELHIYDSMWDEKLDIPIENRFFEINK; encoded by the coding sequence ATGAAAAATATTTCTATAGGTATAGATTTTGGGACTACAAATACTTCTGTTGCTTATATGAAATATAATAACATTTGGTCTGTATTTAGTCCTGAATGTTTTGATTTAGATAGAAGTGATACTATTAGAACGATTATTACCTACAAGGATGAAACTAATTATTGGATAGGTGAAGATGCATTAATACACTCATACGAATATCCATATGGATTTGTTAATTCACTAAAAAGGCAAATAGTAAGCGATACACTTAAAATTGCAGGTGTTAAAAACAAATCTGATTTAGACATAGTCTCTGATTTTCTATCCGCAATTATGAAAAAAATTGAATCACAAATTCCATATGGTACTCAAATAGGAGGAGTGGCCATAGGTATACCTATTGGCTTTAAAGACAAGGACAAGGAGTTGTATTTAAGGGCTATGTTGAAATCAGGAATATATAAGGATTATAACATTGCCAAAGCTAATACAATTTTTGTATCTGAACCTATTGCTTCAGTATTAAATTATAATTTATCATTAAAAGATGACAAAAGAGTTTTAGTCTTTGACTTTGGGGGTGGAACCTTAGACTTAGTTATAATGGATATGAAGAATATTAGAAATGCAAACGAGATATCTCCTCATGATGTTATTTCTAAAAAAGGCAGATTAAATCTTGGTGGAGATGACTTTGACAAGGCTATACTTGAAAATATCGTTGTAGAAAAATACGGGATGAGAAGTCTTAAAAGAGATCTGGGAATAAATAGGATAGAAGATCTGCTATCAGTACAAGAAGGTATAGAACTAATGAATCAAATTAGAATAGCAAAAGAAGAGTTATCAAGATACGACTTTACGACAATAGCCTTTGAAAAAGGAAACCTAAAAATGAATATTGAGATTACAAAAAAAGAATATGAATTAGCTATAAGTTCCTATCTTAGAGAAATAAGAGAATTAGTGTTGGACTGTTTAAATGAATCAGGAATTAATTCTAATGATATAGACATAGTCGTACTTGCGGGAGGAAGTTCATTAACCCCAGCTGTACAAGAACTTTTATATGAAATTTTCGGCAGAGATAAAATAAAAGTGAATGGGGATGCAATGACAAGTATTGCAAGAGGATTAGCTTTAAGGGGCTATGATCCAAATGCAAACAAATACAATGATATTCTGGAACATGACTATGGAGTCAAAATGAAGGATGAATATGGTCAAAAAGATATTATAGAAACAGTTCTTAACAAAGGTAAAAAAATAAAAGAACTAAATACAGAAGAATGTTATAAGGAATTTGAGTTAACCACAAACGCTAGAGGGAGAAACGCATTTAAAGTTAGTATCTGTGAAAACGATGAAGAAATAGGGAAAGCATATATTCCCATTGAAAAAGAAATGACAAATTCAAGTTTCAAGTTATACTTTACAATAGATGAAAATAGCGATAGATTAGAGTTACATATTTACGATTCAATGTGGGATGAAAAGCTAGATATACCAATTGAGAATAGATTCTTTGAAATAAATAAATAA